One stretch of Sinorhizobium fredii DNA includes these proteins:
- the nifD gene encoding nitrogenase molybdenum-iron protein alpha chain, with protein MSLDHENDGALNEKLIEQVLSRYPDKAAKRRKKHLSVAKSGDEAGKEGEILSECDVKSNIKSVPGVMTIRGCAYAGSKGVVWGPVKDMVHISHGPVGCGQYSWSQRRNYYVGTTGIDTFVTLQFTSDFQEKDIVFGGDKKLEKIIDEIEELFPLNNGISIQSECPIGLIGDDIEAVSRKKADEHDKAIVPVRCEGFRGVSQSLGHHIANDAIRDWVLDKKEVEFEAGPFDVNIIGDYNIGGDAWASRILLEEVGLRVVGNWSGDATLAEVERAPKAKLNLIHCYRSMNYICRHMEEKYGIPWMEYNFFGPSQIEASLRKIAKHFGPTIEDKTEAVIAKYRPLVDAVIDKYWPRLKGKTVMLYVGGLRPRHVITAYEDLGMEIVGTGYEFAHNDDYQRTGHYVKEGTLIYDDVTGYELERFIEGIRPDLVGSGIKEKYPVQKMGIPFRQMHSWDYSGPYHGYDGFAIFARDMDLAINSPVWDLYDAPWKKKAGPPMALAAE; from the coding sequence ATGAGCCTCGACCATGAGAATGACGGCGCTCTCAATGAGAAGCTTATCGAGCAGGTGCTGTCGCGTTATCCAGACAAGGCGGCGAAGCGCCGCAAGAAGCACCTGAGCGTCGCGAAGAGCGGAGACGAGGCCGGCAAGGAGGGAGAGATCCTTTCCGAATGCGACGTCAAGTCGAACATCAAGTCCGTTCCCGGCGTAATGACGATCCGCGGCTGCGCCTATGCCGGCTCCAAGGGTGTCGTGTGGGGTCCGGTCAAGGATATGGTCCATATCTCACACGGGCCGGTCGGTTGCGGCCAGTATTCCTGGTCGCAGCGCCGCAATTACTATGTCGGCACGACTGGCATCGATACGTTTGTGACCTTGCAGTTCACCTCCGATTTCCAGGAGAAGGACATCGTATTCGGCGGCGACAAGAAGCTCGAAAAGATCATCGACGAGATCGAAGAGCTGTTCCCGTTGAACAATGGCATCAGCATTCAATCGGAATGCCCGATCGGCCTGATTGGTGACGACATTGAGGCGGTCTCGCGCAAAAAGGCCGACGAGCACGACAAGGCGATCGTGCCGGTGCGCTGCGAGGGCTTCCGAGGCGTCTCGCAATCGCTTGGCCACCACATTGCCAATGACGCTATACGCGACTGGGTCCTCGACAAGAAGGAAGTAGAGTTCGAGGCCGGCCCTTTCGATGTCAACATCATCGGCGACTACAATATCGGCGGCGACGCGTGGGCCTCGCGCATTCTCCTTGAGGAAGTGGGGCTGCGCGTGGTCGGCAACTGGTCGGGGGACGCGACCCTCGCTGAGGTAGAGCGGGCGCCGAAGGCCAAGCTCAACCTGATCCACTGCTACCGGTCGATGAACTACATCTGCCGGCACATGGAGGAAAAGTACGGCATTCCCTGGATGGAATACAATTTCTTCGGTCCCTCCCAGATCGAAGCGTCGCTCCGCAAGATAGCCAAGCATTTCGGACCGACGATCGAGGACAAGACCGAGGCGGTCATTGCCAAGTACCGCCCCTTGGTCGACGCCGTCATCGACAAGTACTGGCCGCGCCTCAAAGGCAAGACAGTGATGCTCTATGTCGGCGGCTTGCGTCCTCGCCACGTCATCACAGCCTATGAGGACCTCGGCATGGAGATCGTCGGTACAGGCTACGAGTTCGCCCACAACGACGACTATCAGCGCACCGGGCATTACGTAAAAGAGGGCACGCTAATCTATGACGACGTGACCGGTTACGAGCTGGAAAGGTTCATCGAAGGGATCCGCCCTGATCTCGTTGGCTCCGGTATCAAGGAAAAGTATCCGGTGCAGAAGATGGGCATTCCGTTCCGTCAGATGCATTCCTGGGATTATTCCGGGCCGTATCACGGCTACGACGGCTTCGCGATTTTCGCCCGTGACATGGATCTGGCGATCAACAGCCCGGTCTGGGACCTCTACGACGCCCCTTGGAAGAAAAAGGCCGGGCCGCCGATGGCGCTGGCTGCCGAATGA
- the nifH gene encoding nitrogenase iron protein — MSDLRQIAFYGKGGIGKSTTSQNTLAALVDLGQKILIVGCDPKADSTRLILNSKAQDTVLHLAAEEGSVEDLELEDVLKVGYKGIKCVESGGPEPGVGCAGRGVITSINFLEENGAYDDVDYVSYDVLGDVVCGGFAMPIRENKAQEIYIVMSGEMMALYAANNIAKGILKYAHSGGVRLGGLICNERQTDRELDLSEALAAKLNSKLIHFVPRDNIVQHAELRKMTVIQYAPDSKQAGEYRALAEKIHANSGQGTVPTPITMEELEDMLLDFGIMKTDEQMLAELQAKEATLAAAH, encoded by the coding sequence ATGTCAGATTTGCGTCAAATCGCTTTCTACGGCAAGGGGGGCATCGGCAAGTCCACCACCTCCCAAAATACGCTCGCAGCCCTTGTCGATCTCGGGCAGAAGATCCTTATCGTCGGCTGCGATCCCAAAGCCGACTCCACCCGCCTTATCCTGAACTCGAAAGCGCAGGACACTGTTCTGCATCTCGCCGCAGAGGAGGGTTCGGTTGAAGACCTGGAGCTCGAGGACGTGCTCAAGGTCGGCTACAAAGGCATCAAATGCGTGGAGTCAGGTGGCCCGGAGCCGGGTGTCGGGTGCGCTGGCCGCGGCGTCATCACCTCTATCAACTTCCTTGAGGAGAACGGCGCCTATGACGACGTCGACTACGTCTCCTACGACGTGCTCGGCGACGTGGTATGCGGCGGCTTCGCGATGCCGATCCGCGAGAACAAGGCGCAAGAAATTTACATCGTCATGTCCGGCGAAATGATGGCGCTCTATGCCGCAAACAACATCGCCAAGGGTATCCTTAAATATGCCCATTCTGGCGGCGTGCGGCTCGGCGGGTTGATTTGCAACGAGCGTCAGACAGACCGCGAGCTCGATCTCTCCGAGGCGCTGGCTGCCAAGCTCAATTCCAAGCTCATTCACTTCGTCCCACGTGACAACATCGTCCAGCACGCCGAGCTCAGGAAGATGACGGTGATCCAGTATGCGCCGGATTCCAAGCAGGCCGGGGAATATCGCGCGCTGGCCGAGAAGATCCATGCCAATTCGGGCCAGGGTACCGTCCCGACACCGATCACCATGGAGGAGCTCGAGGACATGCTGCTCGACTTTGGCATCATGAAGACGGACGAGCAGATGCTTGCCGAGCTTCAGGCCAAGGAAGCCACGCTGGCGGCTGCCCATTAA
- a CDS encoding cytochrome B6, giving the protein MSGLREIIAFILIAITIAFSVSAHALATATYPLPADLIYRSFPTIPFSEAKELDERTKPRVMKRQSSLLEERYDLSDRPIKGVMMSGRRKAVQAGVRVKLPKGVSWDTLAAKSPDEIRDQALLPRGFLPLPHVKQATGGQVFPEVQINEIGRREGRDLRRFDVGFDLPDHLTPEFPPPIFLTTHPELGDVSRGELLTTRNFYEIMSGIITPVQMEGLRLLLTPFPQEEFNETEDRKVAEESLGVACLDCHSNFHTNAAFHLTPDVRPQAQRFRLDTTSLRGLFNQQIHGSKRSLRSVEDFTEFEQRTAYFNGDHVSAARKGVNLLDRASQASLMAQMQNMIDFPPALKLDAFGRLDPSLASEQELEGERVFMGKGRCALCHFPGTAFMDNNLHDLKLERFYKVGQKVNDLVMSSDGPIKTFTLRGIKDSPPYLHDGRLLTLADTVEFFNLVLGTKLAQQEKDALVTYLVAL; this is encoded by the coding sequence ATGTCAGGTCTGCGTGAGATCATAGCTTTTATTCTGATCGCTATAACTATCGCATTCTCAGTTTCCGCGCATGCCCTTGCGACCGCGACTTATCCGCTGCCTGCTGATCTGATCTATAGGAGTTTTCCGACTATCCCGTTTTCCGAGGCGAAGGAACTCGACGAACGTACGAAGCCGCGCGTCATGAAACGTCAGAGCAGCTTGCTTGAGGAGCGATACGATCTTTCCGACCGTCCGATAAAAGGTGTGATGATGTCAGGTCGCCGTAAGGCGGTTCAGGCAGGCGTTCGCGTCAAACTCCCGAAGGGCGTAAGCTGGGACACATTGGCCGCCAAGAGCCCAGACGAGATCAGAGACCAGGCGCTATTGCCGCGCGGCTTTCTGCCGCTGCCACATGTAAAGCAGGCGACGGGCGGCCAAGTCTTTCCCGAGGTGCAGATTAATGAGATCGGCCGCCGGGAAGGCAGGGATCTCAGGCGCTTCGATGTCGGCTTCGACCTCCCCGATCACCTGACGCCGGAGTTCCCGCCGCCGATCTTCCTGACCACGCATCCGGAACTTGGTGACGTGTCGCGTGGCGAGCTTCTGACGACCAGGAACTTCTATGAGATCATGAGCGGCATCATTACGCCGGTGCAGATGGAAGGGCTTCGGCTGCTGCTAACGCCGTTTCCGCAAGAAGAGTTTAATGAGACCGAGGATCGCAAGGTTGCCGAAGAGAGCCTGGGCGTTGCCTGTCTGGACTGCCATTCCAACTTCCATACGAATGCCGCCTTCCACCTGACCCCTGACGTCCGGCCACAGGCGCAGCGGTTTCGTCTCGACACTACCAGCCTGCGCGGACTGTTCAATCAGCAGATCCATGGCTCCAAACGGTCTCTTCGGTCGGTTGAAGACTTTACTGAGTTCGAGCAGCGCACGGCCTATTTCAACGGCGATCATGTGAGCGCGGCGCGAAAGGGGGTGAACCTGCTCGATCGCGCGAGCCAGGCCTCGCTGATGGCGCAGATGCAGAATATGATCGACTTCCCGCCAGCGCTCAAGCTGGACGCGTTCGGACGCCTCGATCCAAGCCTTGCGAGTGAGCAGGAATTGGAGGGCGAACGGGTATTTATGGGCAAGGGTCGCTGCGCCCTTTGCCATTTCCCGGGGACCGCTTTCATGGACAACAACTTGCACGACCTGAAGCTTGAGCGCTTCTATAAGGTCGGCCAAAAGGTCAATGATCTCGTAATGTCATCGGATGGTCCGATCAAGACTTTCACACTGCGCGGCATAAAGGACTCTCCGCCCTATTTGCACGATGGGCGGCTGCTGACACTCGCCGACACGGTCGAGTTCTTCAACCTGGTTCTGGGAACAAAGCTTGCACAGCAAGAAAAGGATGCGCTGGTTACCTATCTGGTTGCCCTGTGA
- a CDS encoding metal-dependent hydrolase family protein, with translation MKTIVIRNAAIVDGTADRAADRVDVLLADGFVAEVGERLKAPSDARILDAAGRFVMPGLIDCHVHVVAVKGNLAANAELPNTLVALHAANTMRGMLSRGFTTVRDMGGADQGLVDAVEHGLIEGPRLVICGKALSQTGGHTDFRDRHNRRPSDYYVDQLGALGRICDGEPEVRRAAREELKAGARFVKVMGSGGVSSPTDPIDAVAFSLPELQAVVEEAAHRHTYVAAHLYTDEAISKALEAGVRSIEHGNHITPATAKRVRKSGAVVVPTNITYAALAREGAEHGMPAASLEKSDFVLTAGLMALETLREARVTMGYGSDLLGGMHEYQAQEFELRGRVLPAHEVIRSATVDAARVLQLEGRVGIIGPGAFADVIVIDGDPLKDLSILADSKRIRTIIKGGRVVKDR, from the coding sequence ATGAAAACAATCGTTATTCGCAATGCTGCCATCGTGGATGGCACCGCCGACCGTGCTGCGGATCGGGTCGATGTTCTGCTCGCGGATGGATTCGTCGCCGAAGTCGGAGAGCGCTTGAAGGCCCCGTCCGACGCTCGCATTTTAGACGCGGCGGGGCGCTTCGTCATGCCGGGGCTGATTGATTGTCACGTGCATGTGGTTGCCGTGAAAGGAAACCTCGCCGCGAACGCAGAGCTGCCCAACACGCTCGTCGCGCTCCATGCCGCAAATACCATGCGCGGAATGCTGAGCCGTGGCTTCACGACGGTCCGCGACATGGGCGGCGCCGATCAAGGCCTGGTGGACGCCGTCGAGCACGGGCTAATCGAGGGACCGCGTCTTGTGATTTGCGGCAAGGCATTGTCTCAGACAGGCGGCCACACCGATTTTCGCGATAGGCACAATCGGCGCCCTTCAGATTATTACGTCGACCAGCTCGGTGCGCTTGGCCGCATTTGCGACGGTGAACCGGAAGTGCGACGGGCGGCCAGGGAGGAGCTGAAGGCGGGAGCGCGCTTCGTCAAGGTCATGGGCAGCGGAGGTGTTTCTTCGCCAACCGACCCCATAGATGCGGTCGCGTTCAGCCTTCCAGAACTGCAGGCGGTGGTCGAGGAAGCGGCGCACCGGCACACTTATGTTGCCGCCCACCTCTACACGGATGAAGCGATTTCCAAGGCGCTTGAGGCAGGGGTGCGGTCGATTGAGCATGGAAATCATATCACCCCCGCGACCGCCAAGCGGGTACGGAAGTCCGGCGCCGTAGTGGTTCCTACGAACATCACATATGCCGCTTTGGCACGCGAGGGCGCCGAACATGGGATGCCGGCGGCTTCGCTCGAAAAGAGCGATTTCGTCCTAACCGCGGGTCTGATGGCATTGGAGACCTTGCGAGAAGCCAGAGTAACGATGGGCTACGGCTCGGATCTACTCGGCGGGATGCACGAGTATCAAGCGCAAGAATTCGAGTTACGCGGCCGAGTCCTACCGGCACACGAAGTGATCCGCTCCGCCACCGTGGATGCGGCCCGGGTCCTCCAGCTGGAGGGGAGGGTCGGGATCATCGGACCGGGGGCTTTCGCAGACGTGATCGTTATCGACGGCGATCCTCTGAAGGACCTGTCGATCCTTGCCGACTCCAAGCGCATTCGCACGATCATCAAAGGCGGCCGTGTTGTGAAAGACCGCTAA
- a CDS encoding LysR family transcriptional regulator, with protein sequence MRFKGLDLNLLVALDALMTERNVTAAARSINLSQPAMSAAVARLRSYFRDELFTMAGREFIPTPRAQGLAAAAREALQHIQLSIISWEPFNPARSDRRFRIILSDYVTLVFFERVVERATREAPGVSFDFRPPTDDYGDLLQRGDVDLLILPEIFMSNAHPRTKLFDDVHVCVGCRSNKQLSEPLTFERYMSMGHVVVGFGDTLRLGLEERFLLEYDQKRRIDVVVHGYSMIPPMLSDTDRIGTMPLRLAQHFAQILPLQVVELPLPQHLPFTEAVQWPALHDSDPASRWLREMLVEEGSRLASPLVASELLNSPDQHEYCPAQL encoded by the coding sequence ATGCGTTTTAAAGGCCTTGATCTGAATCTCCTCGTCGCGCTCGACGCCCTGATGACCGAGCGTAACGTCACGGCGGCGGCACGCAGCATCAATCTCAGTCAGCCGGCGATGAGCGCAGCCGTCGCGCGATTGCGCAGCTATTTCCGTGATGAGTTGTTTACAATGGCGGGGCGCGAATTTATCCCCACACCTCGTGCGCAAGGGCTGGCGGCCGCGGCTCGGGAGGCTCTGCAGCACATTCAGCTCTCCATCATATCCTGGGAGCCGTTTAATCCGGCCCGATCGGATCGTCGCTTCAGGATCATCCTTTCCGACTACGTGACGCTCGTGTTTTTCGAAAGGGTTGTGGAGCGTGCGACGCGTGAAGCTCCCGGCGTCAGCTTTGATTTTCGGCCTCCCACCGACGACTATGGGGACCTTCTCCAGCGGGGCGACGTCGATCTTCTGATTCTGCCGGAGATATTCATGTCTAACGCTCATCCTCGAACGAAATTGTTCGACGATGTACACGTGTGTGTCGGCTGTCGTTCGAACAAGCAGCTGTCAGAGCCGCTCACATTCGAAAGATACATGTCGATGGGGCACGTTGTCGTTGGGTTCGGGGACACCCTGAGGCTAGGCCTGGAGGAACGGTTCTTGCTGGAGTACGATCAAAAGAGACGGATCGACGTCGTCGTGCACGGCTACAGCATGATTCCGCCCATGCTGTCGGACACCGATCGTATAGGAACCATGCCGTTGCGCCTGGCGCAACATTTCGCGCAAATCCTTCCCCTCCAAGTCGTCGAGCTTCCGCTGCCACAACACCTTCCGTTCACCGAGGCCGTTCAATGGCCTGCGCTTCACGATAGTGATCCTGCCAGTCGTTGGCTGCGCGAGATGCTGGTAGAGGAGGGGTCCCGACTGGCCTCTCCGCTTGTTGCGTCCGAGCTCCTCAACAGTCCGGACCAGCACGAATATTGTCCGGCTCAGCTCTGA
- a CDS encoding helix-turn-helix transcriptional regulator produces MMENSAGDAVFRYRGSTFDSMIETLGGVFGTFDAELVGRAQDFHWGIDLSASESAVLITGHHQTGFQFRAQWCAGATEHLSIVVPRRGGMGVTYGSRMAGAEPGKLLLYRNFEPDGISMHGQSNLIDELVLNWSLIQRTIGETFDVPFNGSLDLLPEVDLSTPVGRTIGNVTEAIIQGIRDNGPLIQSPVAMAHITQALADMVIRMVPHRLSHLLNKKPCMIAPGHVRRGIEFMYANINKPITMPMVADAAGVSTRALEAGFRAFKDTTPAAYLQMLRLRAAREDLLDPENHMLLKEICLKWGFFQFGRFSALYRAHYGENPSATRRRVSGSHSRRSP; encoded by the coding sequence ATGATGGAAAATAGCGCCGGTGATGCCGTTTTTCGATATCGTGGTTCCACGTTCGACAGCATGATCGAAACCCTGGGAGGGGTTTTCGGCACATTCGACGCCGAGCTCGTCGGCCGTGCTCAAGACTTCCATTGGGGGATCGATCTTTCGGCCTCTGAGAGCGCAGTATTGATTACTGGTCACCATCAGACAGGGTTTCAGTTCCGTGCTCAGTGGTGTGCCGGTGCAACAGAGCACCTATCGATCGTGGTGCCGCGCAGAGGTGGCATGGGGGTCACGTACGGTTCTCGCATGGCCGGGGCCGAACCCGGGAAACTGCTTCTTTACAGGAACTTTGAGCCTGACGGCATCTCAATGCACGGGCAATCCAATCTGATAGACGAGTTGGTGCTTAATTGGTCGTTGATTCAGCGGACCATTGGCGAAACTTTCGATGTGCCGTTCAATGGCTCGCTCGACCTGTTGCCCGAAGTGGATCTGTCAACGCCGGTCGGCAGGACAATCGGCAACGTCACGGAAGCGATAATCCAAGGCATCCGCGATAATGGCCCCCTCATTCAGTCCCCTGTAGCGATGGCCCATATTACGCAGGCACTCGCCGACATGGTAATAAGGATGGTGCCTCATCGGTTGTCGCATCTATTGAATAAGAAGCCTTGCATGATTGCTCCCGGACATGTGCGCCGCGGGATCGAGTTCATGTACGCCAATATCAACAAGCCGATTACGATGCCAATGGTGGCAGATGCAGCGGGTGTTTCCACCAGAGCACTCGAAGCGGGATTTCGAGCTTTCAAGGACACAACGCCTGCAGCCTATCTACAGATGCTTCGATTGCGGGCAGCGCGGGAGGACCTCCTCGATCCAGAGAACCATATGCTCTTGAAGGAAATCTGCCTGAAATGGGGATTCTTTCAATTCGGGAGGTTCTCGGCACTTTATAGGGCACACTATGGAGAAAATCCGTCCGCAACGAGGAGGCGCGTTAGCGGGTCGCATTCTCGTAGGTCCCCCTGA
- a CDS encoding NodA family N-acyltransferase has translation MRSNVQWKLCWENELQLSDHVELTDFFRRTYGPTGAFNAKPFEGSQSWAGARPELRAIAYDSSGVAAHMGLLRRFIKVDGVDLLVAELGLYGVRPDLEGLGIAHSIHVMLPTLHEFQVPFAFGTVRNQLRKHIERFGRHGLVTVMSGISVRSTLPHARVDLPPTRVEDPLVIVLPVSRPLSDWPAAKMIDRNGPEL, from the coding sequence ATGCGTTCTAACGTGCAGTGGAAATTGTGTTGGGAAAACGAGTTGCAACTCTCCGACCATGTCGAACTCACGGACTTCTTTCGAAGGACCTATGGACCGACAGGGGCCTTTAATGCGAAGCCGTTCGAAGGCAGTCAAAGCTGGGCTGGGGCAAGACCTGAGCTTCGTGCCATCGCCTACGATTCCAGCGGTGTAGCGGCTCACATGGGCTTGCTGCGCCGTTTCATCAAGGTTGACGGAGTCGACCTGCTCGTGGCTGAACTCGGCCTGTATGGAGTGCGTCCGGATCTCGAAGGACTCGGAATCGCCCATTCGATACATGTCATGCTTCCGACACTGCACGAGTTTCAAGTTCCATTCGCTTTCGGTACCGTCCGCAACCAGCTGCGGAAACACATTGAGCGGTTCGGCCGACACGGCCTGGTGACTGTTATGTCTGGGATCAGCGTACGATCCACGCTGCCACACGCGCGTGTCGACCTGCCGCCGACGCGCGTCGAGGACCCACTGGTCATCGTCCTGCCTGTTAGTCGGCCGCTCTCCGACTGGCCCGCCGCCAAGATGATCGACCGGAACGGACCTGAACTATGA
- a CDS encoding helix-turn-helix domain-containing protein: MPNSANNTGAPVAKRGHVDVGDTVRRCREAVGYSIEDLALTCGLTGAEITRIELGDDVDPDKLRRIAAALRVPTSTFLLD, encoded by the coding sequence ATGCCAAATTCAGCGAACAATACAGGTGCGCCTGTGGCGAAGCGAGGCCACGTTGATGTCGGTGATACTGTTCGGCGATGTCGAGAAGCGGTTGGATACAGCATTGAGGATCTTGCATTGACCTGCGGACTGACTGGCGCAGAAATCACCAGGATTGAACTGGGTGATGATGTCGACCCGGACAAGCTCAGGCGCATCGCGGCGGCACTTCGAGTGCCAACCTCCACCTTCCTGCTGGACTAA
- the istA gene encoding IS21 family transposase: MPGRHITDHQMRLFMKLRQEHRVEVATAKASLSRATGYRIEKNAQLPSQVKKPRGRRRPDPLADIFDAEVVPLLKAAPGIRPVAVFEEMLRRHPDLSEGVRRTMERRIRAWRAINGDEQEVIFRQVHEPGRLGLSDFTNMNELGITIAGQPLDHLLYHFRLAYSGFEHAHVVLGGESFVALAEGLQNALWFLGGAPLYHRSDSLSAAFRNLDADAKEDQTRRYAEFCAHYRMTPTRNNKGIAHENGAIESPHGHLKNAIRDALLLRGTRDFDDLAAYRGFIDEIVSRRNARYGKRIDAERAALQPLPGTRTSDFEEVVVRVSRSGGFTLRKVFYTVPSRLIGHRLRVRLYDERLDLFIGGTHLMTLKRGRAHASGKHDQVVDYRHVIHSLRKKPMALLQLVYRDKLFPRQEYRRAFETLLDRLSDKQACKITVELLALAHDRGCERELAERLAKTLDAGELPDIIALRTFFAPDPAQLPTVNVRLASLQGYEALIDARHLEDAA; the protein is encoded by the coding sequence GTGCCAGGTCGTCACATAACCGATCATCAGATGAGGCTTTTCATGAAGTTACGACAAGAGCACAGGGTTGAGGTCGCCACCGCGAAGGCGTCGCTCAGTAGAGCAACGGGCTATCGCATCGAGAAGAATGCGCAACTGCCATCGCAAGTGAAGAAGCCGCGTGGGCGTCGGCGTCCCGATCCACTCGCCGACATCTTCGATGCCGAGGTCGTGCCGCTGCTGAAGGCGGCACCTGGCATCCGCCCGGTCGCCGTCTTCGAGGAGATGTTGCGCCGCCATCCCGACCTCAGCGAAGGCGTTCGCCGGACAATGGAACGGCGGATCCGTGCCTGGCGGGCTATCAATGGCGACGAGCAGGAAGTCATCTTTCGCCAGGTTCATGAGCCTGGCCGACTGGGGCTTTCCGACTTCACCAACATGAACGAACTGGGGATCACGATCGCAGGCCAGCCGCTCGATCACCTGCTTTATCACTTCCGGCTCGCCTATTCCGGCTTCGAACACGCCCATGTCGTCCTCGGTGGCGAAAGCTTCGTGGCGCTGGCCGAAGGGCTGCAGAACGCTCTCTGGTTCCTTGGCGGCGCGCCGCTTTACCATCGCAGCGACAGCCTGTCGGCCGCCTTCCGCAATCTCGATGCTGATGCCAAGGAGGACCAGACGCGGCGCTACGCCGAGTTCTGCGCGCACTACCGGATGACGCCGACCCGCAACAACAAGGGCATTGCCCACGAGAACGGTGCGATTGAGAGCCCGCATGGCCACCTCAAGAATGCCATCCGCGATGCCCTGTTGCTGCGCGGCACCCGTGACTTCGACGATCTCGCTGCCTATCGCGGCTTCATCGATGAGATCGTCAGCCGTCGTAATGCCCGCTATGGCAAGCGCATCGACGCCGAGCGGGCGGCGCTGCAGCCGTTGCCGGGAACGCGCACCAGCGATTTTGAGGAGGTTGTCGTGCGGGTCTCGCGCAGCGGCGGCTTCACCTTACGCAAGGTCTTTTACACCGTGCCCTCACGGCTCATCGGGCACCGGCTGCGCGTGCGCCTTTACGACGAACGCCTTGACCTCTTTATCGGCGGCACGCATCTGATGACTCTCAAAAGAGGGCGTGCGCATGCCAGTGGCAAGCACGACCAGGTGGTCGATTATCGGCATGTCATCCATTCGCTGCGCAAAAAGCCGATGGCGCTCCTTCAGCTTGTCTATCGCGACAAGCTGTTTCCGCGGCAGGAATACCGAAGGGCCTTCGAGACCCTGCTCGACCGGCTCTCCGACAAGCAGGCCTGCAAGATCACAGTCGAGCTTCTGGCCTTGGCCCACGATCGGGGCTGCGAGAGGGAATTGGCAGAGCGGCTCGCCAAAACACTCGATGCGGGCGAACTGCCGGACATCATCGCGCTGAGGACTTTCTTCGCGCCCGATCCGGCACAGTTGCCCACCGTCAACGTTCGTCTCGCCTCCCTTCAGGGCTATGAGGCCCTGATTGACGCGCGTCATCTGGAGGACGCCGCATGA
- the istB gene encoding IS21-like element helper ATPase IstB has protein sequence MRNAPPIDAATLSTLLNELRLPAIKVLWPDFAERADKEGWPAARFLSVIAEHELAERDRRRIERHLAEARLPPGKTLDSFDFDAVPMVSKAQVMAIAAGDSWLAKGANILLFGPPGGGKSHLAAAIGLALIENGWRVLFMRTTQKLQVARRELQIESAIAKLDKFDLLILDDLAYVTKDQAETSVLFELISARYERRSIMITANQPFGEWNRVFPDPAMTLAAVDRLVHHATIFEMNVESYRRRSAMEAKRQRGRPASFATMRNATEIDAARQSEPNEALASDNHDDTVADDRDTRISSSLSR, from the coding sequence ATGAGAAACGCCCCTCCCATCGACGCCGCCACGCTCAGCACGCTGCTCAATGAACTCCGCCTGCCGGCCATCAAGGTCCTTTGGCCTGACTTTGCCGAACGGGCCGACAAGGAAGGGTGGCCAGCGGCCCGGTTCCTGTCGGTGATCGCCGAGCACGAACTCGCCGAACGCGATCGCCGCCGCATCGAACGCCATCTCGCCGAGGCGCGATTGCCACCGGGAAAGACGCTCGACAGCTTTGACTTCGACGCCGTGCCGATGGTCTCCAAGGCACAGGTCATGGCGATCGCCGCCGGCGATAGCTGGCTCGCCAAGGGAGCGAACATCCTGTTGTTCGGCCCGCCCGGTGGCGGCAAGAGCCATCTCGCCGCCGCAATCGGCCTCGCGCTCATCGAGAACGGTTGGCGGGTGCTGTTCATGCGTACGACCCAGAAGCTGCAGGTGGCACGTCGTGAACTTCAGATCGAATCCGCCATCGCCAAGCTCGACAAGTTCGATCTGCTCATCCTCGACGATCTCGCCTATGTGACCAAGGACCAGGCGGAAACGAGCGTGCTCTTCGAGCTCATCTCCGCGCGCTACGAGCGGCGATCAATCATGATCACCGCCAACCAGCCCTTCGGCGAATGGAACAGGGTCTTCCCCGATCCCGCCATGACACTCGCCGCCGTCGATCGTCTCGTCCACCACGCGACCATCTTTGAAATGAATGTCGAAAGCTACCGGCGTCGATCCGCAATGGAAGCCAAACGCCAACGCGGCAGGCCGGCTTCCTTCGCGACAATGAGAAATGCCACCGAGATCGACGCTGCGCGACAATCAGAACCCAACGAAGCCCTTGCCAGCGACAATCATGATGATACCGTCGCCGACGACCGCGACACCAGAATCTCATCCAGTTTGTCGCGCTGA